The following is a genomic window from Pseudomonas purpurea.
AACAACTCGACGAACGCCGGGTCGCCGCTGACGTGCTCCGGGTGTCCCGAGCAGCAGACATGGCGGTTGAGGCACACCACCTGGTCGGTGGTGCTCATCACCAGATGCAAATCGTGGGAAACCATCAGCACCCCGCAACCGTGGCGGTCGCGCAGGCGGGTGATCAGGCTGTAAAGCTCGGCCTGCCCGGCCACATCGACGCCTTGTACCGGCTCGTCGAGCACCAGCAATTGCGGCTCGCGCAACAAGGCGCGGGCCAGCAGCACACGCTGCATTTCACCGCCGGAAACGCTTTGCACCGGGCTGTCGATCACCTGTTCGGCACCGACTTCCTTGAGCGCCGCCAAGGCCCGCGCGCGGTCCACGCCCGGCACCAGGCGCAAGAAACGCAGCACCGAGAGCGGCAGGGTCGGGTCGACGTGCAGTTTTTGCGGCATGTAGCCGACCCGCAGTTTCGGCTTGCGCCAGACGCTGCCGCTGTCGGGCTTGAGCAGGCCGAGTACGGCGCGCACCAGGGTGGTCTTGCCTGCGCCGTTGGGGCCGATCAGGGTGACGACCTGCCCCGGCTCGACGCTGAGCTGAATATTGTCCAGCACGTTTTGCCCGGCGAAGGTCACCGTCACCTGCTCGAGGCGGATCAACGCAGCGCTCATCAAGCCCCCTGGCAACCCGAGCAGAGACCGACCACTTCGACGGTCTGGCCTTCGACCACGAACCCGACTTCGCTGGCGCTGCTGACGATGGTGTCGCTGATGGATTTCTGTTCCAGCTCAATGGCGGCATGGCATTCGCGGCAGATCAGGAACTGGCCTTGGTGCGCGTGCCCCGGATGGTTGCAGCCGACGAAGGCGTTGAGCGAAGAGATGCGATGCACCAGGCCGTTATCCAGCAGGAAATCCAGTGCGCGGTACACGGTGGGCGGCGCGGCGCGGCGGCCGTCCTGCTCGCTGAGTAC
Proteins encoded in this region:
- the znuC gene encoding zinc ABC transporter ATP-binding protein ZnuC, which produces MSAALIRLEQVTVTFAGQNVLDNIQLSVEPGQVVTLIGPNGAGKTTLVRAVLGLLKPDSGSVWRKPKLRVGYMPQKLHVDPTLPLSVLRFLRLVPGVDRARALAALKEVGAEQVIDSPVQSVSGGEMQRVLLARALLREPQLLVLDEPVQGVDVAGQAELYSLITRLRDRHGCGVLMVSHDLHLVMSTTDQVVCLNRHVCCSGHPEHVSGDPAFVELFGKNAQSLAIYHHHHDHAHDLHGAVVSEAPSAHTHVHGDGCKHG